The following are encoded in a window of Paenibacillus polymyxa genomic DNA:
- a CDS encoding MATE family efflux transporter — MQLTLTTGQKWKQLFYILLPILITQLALSAMTFFDTNMSGHFSPADLAGVAIGVSLWVPVQTGLNGILMAITPIVSQLVGAQRKDKVSYYVIQALWLSLALSMVVLIAGIILVKPILNGMNLELRVHNVALYYLCAMAFGIVPLFAYTVLRSFMDALGQTRFTMFITLMSLPINVLLNYLLIYGNWGFPRLGGVGSGVATATTYWIIMLVAGITTHRGRIFAEYRIFSKIYGIAAGALKELIKIGVPIGFAIFFETAVFSAVTLFMSSYNTATIAAHQAAMNFASTLYMIPLSICMALTILVGYETGAARPRDAKAYSVMGISSAVGLSLITAIVLLIWGEQVARLYSTDPQVIQLAQHFLIYAIFFQISDAVATPTQGALRGYKDVNPAFLLTFLSYWVIGLPVGYILARWTSLGPYGYWIGLITGLAVGAILLLWRLVRVQRRFAEKKQHAEAI; from the coding sequence ATGCAATTGACTCTAACAACGGGACAGAAATGGAAGCAGCTTTTCTACATTTTACTCCCTATCCTGATTACCCAGCTTGCACTATCTGCCATGACTTTTTTTGATACGAATATGTCGGGACACTTTTCCCCTGCCGATCTGGCTGGAGTAGCCATTGGAGTAAGCCTATGGGTTCCTGTACAAACAGGCCTTAACGGAATACTTATGGCTATCACGCCCATTGTATCTCAATTGGTAGGAGCACAGCGCAAAGATAAAGTCTCCTACTATGTCATTCAAGCACTTTGGCTCTCTCTCGCCCTGTCTATGGTCGTATTGATTGCTGGCATCATTTTGGTCAAGCCTATTTTGAACGGTATGAATTTGGAATTGAGAGTTCATAATGTGGCCCTGTACTATCTTTGTGCGATGGCTTTCGGGATTGTTCCTCTATTTGCCTACACTGTGCTCCGAAGCTTTATGGATGCATTGGGACAAACCCGTTTTACGATGTTCATCACGCTCATGTCGTTACCCATTAATGTATTGTTGAACTATCTACTTATTTATGGAAACTGGGGTTTTCCGCGTCTGGGGGGTGTAGGCTCCGGGGTGGCAACGGCAACCACCTACTGGATCATCATGCTGGTCGCCGGTATCACTACGCATCGTGGAAGAATATTTGCCGAATACCGAATCTTCAGCAAAATATACGGGATTGCCGCTGGTGCTTTGAAAGAGCTCATCAAGATTGGCGTACCGATTGGATTTGCTATATTTTTTGAGACTGCCGTCTTTTCAGCCGTCACTCTCTTCATGAGTAGCTATAATACAGCTACCATAGCCGCACATCAGGCCGCCATGAACTTTGCATCTACGCTGTATATGATTCCACTCAGCATTTGCATGGCACTTACGATTCTAGTTGGCTATGAAACAGGGGCTGCTCGTCCGCGGGATGCCAAAGCTTATAGTGTAATGGGGATTAGCAGCGCAGTAGGTCTATCACTGATTACAGCTATTGTACTGCTTATCTGGGGTGAACAGGTCGCTCGACTTTACTCCACCGATCCGCAGGTCATTCAATTGGCACAGCATTTTCTAATCTATGCGATTTTCTTTCAGATATCTGATGCTGTCGCTACACCTACACAAGGAGCGCTACGCGGGTATAAAGACGTCAATCCAGCCTTTTTGCTCACATTCCTCTCCTATTGGGTCATTGGGCTTCCTGTAGGATATATACTGGCACGCTGGACTTCATTGGGGCCCTACGGCTACTGGATCGGTTTGATAACAGGGTTGGCAGTAGGCGCTATTTTACTTCTCTGGCGTCTGGTGAGAGTACAACGTCGTTTCGCCGAAAAAAAACAACACGCAGAGGCTATTTAG
- a CDS encoding tetraprenyl-beta-curcumene synthase family protein, which produces MSYVEQGRYQVPRGPIGLMSRMYKHILPETKLELSNWKSKAEQIPDPELRSQALASIADKTFHCVGGAVYAAANMSARQTLIPLIVAYQTISDYLDNLCDRSTSMDPDDFRLLHQAMLDAVNPTARPVNYYELRREQEDGGYLTRLVTTCQSCVSRLPGYEAAMPYVQDLARLYTDLQVYKHIKPELREQALLDWWSLHKDRTPELRWNEFAAATGSTLGVFMLFLAASDQHLTDAGAASIHASYFPHVCSLHILLDYLIDQDEDRKGGDLNFCNYYEDTDMMLDRIAYVVNRARADIADVPASSFHRMIIEGLLALYLSDPKVSEQQDVRAVSRRLMKNSPLMRLFFLLNSRWIRRLI; this is translated from the coding sequence TTGAGTTATGTTGAGCAAGGACGTTATCAAGTACCGAGAGGCCCCATAGGTCTAATGAGCCGAATGTACAAGCACATTCTCCCTGAAACGAAACTAGAATTGAGTAACTGGAAGAGCAAGGCCGAACAAATTCCGGACCCTGAGCTGCGAAGCCAGGCGCTTGCGAGCATAGCGGATAAGACATTTCACTGCGTGGGTGGAGCGGTTTATGCCGCTGCCAATATGTCTGCCCGGCAGACGCTAATTCCGCTGATCGTAGCGTATCAGACCATTAGTGATTATCTGGACAACCTGTGTGATCGCAGTACGTCCATGGACCCGGATGATTTCAGGCTACTGCATCAGGCTATGCTGGATGCGGTTAATCCGACGGCTAGGCCAGTGAATTATTATGAGTTGCGTCGTGAGCAGGAGGATGGCGGTTATTTGACCAGGCTGGTGACAACCTGTCAGTCTTGTGTAAGCAGGCTTCCGGGCTATGAGGCGGCCATGCCTTACGTTCAGGATTTGGCGCGATTATACACGGATTTGCAAGTATACAAGCATATTAAACCCGAGCTGCGGGAACAAGCGCTTTTGGATTGGTGGTCGCTTCATAAAGACCGTACACCAGAGTTGCGCTGGAATGAGTTTGCTGCGGCTACCGGTTCAACTCTGGGGGTCTTTATGCTGTTTCTTGCTGCCAGCGACCAGCATCTGACAGATGCAGGGGCTGCCTCAATACATGCATCGTATTTTCCACATGTGTGCAGTCTTCATATTTTGCTGGATTATCTAATCGATCAAGACGAAGACCGGAAGGGCGGAGATCTTAACTTTTGCAATTACTATGAAGATACCGACATGATGCTAGACCGGATCGCCTACGTTGTGAATCGGGCGCGGGCTGATATTGCAGATGTCCCTGCCAGCTCCTTTCACCGGATGATTATCGAGGGATTGCTGGCTTTATATTTATCCGACCCTAAAGTTAGCGAGCAGCAGGACGTTCGCGCTGTTTCGAGACGTTTAATGAAAAATAGTCCGCTCATGCGTTTGTTTTTCTTATTAAACAGTCGATGGATAAGAAGGCTTATATGA
- a CDS encoding putative glycoside hydrolase produces the protein MNMIWAIMLLAMGIGGNGDQSANAPNVKDTVATTISSAMIQAQHNNMKVDASNPPVKIDPQPTTPTIKGIYVTAYSAGGSRMTQLLELLDKTELNSMVIDIKDDAGYITYPTTNPELLKLGKPQKFIRDISGLMDRLKKHNVYPIARIVVFKDTVLANKNPEMSFRNPDGSVWKNGKGDGFVNPYNKEVWDYNIAIAKEAAKLGFKEIQFDYVRFPEGFEKRADKLKYTKSDQSRSDAVAEFVQYARKELAPLGVRVSVDIFGYAASVPAAEGIGQDFTKISENVDVISPMVYPSHYTTGWFGVKDPDKNPYQTIKGSMADTHKKLDPTGKLKPIIRPWIQDFTASWLGSGHYAKYGKTQVEDQIRALKDMKVDEYLLWNATNRYTSGVTYK, from the coding sequence ATGAATATGATTTGGGCAATTATGCTATTGGCGATGGGGATAGGCGGAAACGGCGATCAGTCAGCCAACGCTCCAAATGTAAAAGATACGGTGGCAACAACAATTAGTAGCGCCATGATCCAGGCTCAGCACAATAATATGAAGGTGGATGCCTCCAATCCCCCAGTTAAAATTGACCCACAACCGACGACTCCTACTATCAAGGGCATCTATGTCACGGCTTATAGCGCAGGCGGTTCGCGTATGACTCAGCTGCTTGAACTGCTTGACAAGACAGAGCTCAATTCCATGGTTATTGATATAAAAGACGATGCAGGTTACATCACTTATCCAACGACCAATCCCGAGCTGCTCAAATTGGGCAAGCCGCAAAAATTCATTCGGGATATTTCCGGTTTGATGGACCGATTGAAAAAGCATAATGTTTACCCGATTGCTCGTATTGTCGTATTTAAAGATACGGTACTAGCTAACAAAAATCCCGAGATGTCTTTCCGTAACCCTGACGGCTCTGTCTGGAAAAACGGCAAAGGAGACGGGTTCGTCAATCCCTATAATAAAGAAGTATGGGATTATAATATCGCCATCGCTAAGGAAGCAGCCAAACTTGGTTTTAAGGAAATTCAATTTGACTATGTACGTTTCCCCGAAGGCTTTGAGAAAAGAGCAGACAAGCTGAAATATACCAAATCAGATCAATCCCGCTCGGATGCAGTCGCTGAATTCGTACAATATGCCCGTAAAGAGCTTGCTCCATTAGGTGTACGAGTATCGGTAGATATTTTCGGATATGCCGCATCCGTTCCTGCTGCGGAGGGGATCGGACAGGATTTCACTAAAATCTCCGAAAATGTGGATGTCATTTCGCCCATGGTTTATCCAAGTCACTACACCACAGGCTGGTTCGGTGTAAAAGACCCCGATAAGAATCCATACCAGACGATTAAAGGCTCCATGGCCGATACACACAAAAAGCTCGATCCGACGGGCAAGCTAAAGCCAATTATTCGTCCTTGGATCCAGGATTTTACCGCAAGTTGGTTGGGGAGCGGACATTATGCTAAGTATGGAAAAACTCAAGTAGAGGACCAAATTCGAGCGCTTAAGGATATGAAAGTGGATGAATATCTACTTTGGAATGCCACAAACCGCTATACTAGCGGAGTAACATACAAATAA
- a CDS encoding DEAD/DEAH box helicase: MTTFAEFDLEPKVIQAITELGFEEATPIQSQSIPIALQGRDMIGQAQTGTGKTAAFGIPLINKISRSDEKIRALIMAPTRELAIQVAEEIEKLSRFKGLRTLPIYGGQDIVRQIRALKKKPQIIIGTPGRLLDHINRKTIKLEDVNTVVLDEADEMLDMGFMEDIQSILKQVPDERQTMLFSATMPPNIKRLAEQFLKNPEHVSVIPKQVSAPLIDQAYIEVPERQKFEALSRLIDMESPELAIVFGRTKRRVDELAEALQKRGYSADGLHGDLSQNQRDAVMRKFRDGSIDVLVATDVAARGLDVSGVTHVVNFDLPQDPESYVHRIGRTGRAGKEGEAWSFVTPREIDHLHFIERVTRHRIPRKPLPTLAEALEGKQRIIAERLLEAVESGELNEYKGLAIQMLEQYDSVQLLSAALKLMTGEKREASIELTPEDPIRAKRRKPDVRSGGRKPSNYSGRSNGGYNSNRSGGSGGSGSKGGYGGYNRGKEGGGYNRDSGSRYSGDRKPRPSSNGETRRPARREDSSSE, from the coding sequence TTGACGACATTTGCAGAATTTGATCTTGAACCGAAAGTAATTCAGGCGATTACAGAACTGGGCTTTGAAGAAGCAACACCAATTCAATCCCAATCCATCCCGATTGCACTGCAAGGCAGAGACATGATTGGCCAAGCCCAAACAGGTACTGGTAAAACCGCTGCGTTTGGTATTCCGCTGATTAACAAAATTTCTAGAAGCGACGAAAAAATCAGAGCCCTGATCATGGCACCAACACGTGAGCTTGCTATCCAGGTAGCTGAAGAAATCGAAAAACTCTCTCGTTTCAAAGGTCTTCGTACTTTGCCAATCTATGGTGGACAAGATATCGTACGCCAGATTCGTGCTTTGAAAAAGAAACCTCAAATTATTATTGGTACGCCAGGACGCTTGCTTGACCATATTAATCGCAAAACCATCAAGCTGGAAGATGTAAACACAGTTGTTTTGGATGAAGCAGATGAAATGTTGGATATGGGCTTCATGGAAGATATTCAATCCATTCTGAAGCAAGTTCCAGACGAGCGTCAAACGATGCTTTTCTCGGCTACAATGCCTCCTAATATTAAAAGATTGGCTGAGCAATTCCTCAAAAATCCTGAGCATGTTTCAGTTATTCCTAAACAAGTTAGTGCTCCACTGATTGATCAGGCCTATATCGAAGTTCCTGAGCGTCAAAAATTCGAAGCATTGAGCCGTTTGATCGACATGGAATCCCCAGAACTTGCTATCGTATTTGGTCGTACCAAGCGTCGGGTAGACGAGCTGGCTGAAGCTCTGCAAAAACGCGGATATTCTGCAGACGGTTTACACGGTGACTTGTCTCAAAACCAACGTGATGCTGTAATGCGTAAATTCCGTGACGGAAGCATCGACGTGCTCGTAGCGACTGACGTAGCTGCCCGTGGTTTGGACGTTTCCGGCGTAACTCACGTTGTGAACTTTGACCTTCCGCAAGATCCAGAAAGCTATGTTCACCGTATTGGACGTACTGGACGTGCAGGTAAAGAAGGGGAAGCTTGGTCTTTCGTAACGCCTCGTGAAATTGACCATTTGCACTTTATCGAACGTGTAACTCGTCACCGCATTCCACGCAAGCCGCTTCCAACGTTGGCTGAAGCTCTGGAAGGTAAACAACGTATCATTGCTGAACGTCTCCTAGAGGCTGTAGAAAGCGGTGAGCTGAACGAGTATAAAGGTTTGGCTATTCAAATGCTGGAGCAATATGATTCTGTACAACTTCTCTCTGCAGCTCTGAAGCTGATGACTGGTGAGAAGAGAGAAGCATCGATTGAACTGACTCCAGAAGATCCAATCCGTGCAAAACGTCGTAAACCAGACGTGCGTTCTGGCGGTCGCAAGCCTTCTAACTATAGCGGTCGCAGCAACGGTGGTTACAATTCCAACCGTTCTGGTGGTAGCGGCGGTAGTGGAAGCAAAGGTGGATATGGCGGTTACAACCGTGGCAAAGAAGGCGGTGGCTACAACCGTGATTCCGGAAGCCGCTACAGTGGAGATCGCAAACCACGCCCGAGCAGCAATGGAGAAACTCGTCGTCCTGCAAGACGTGAAGATTCCTCTTCCGAATAA
- a CDS encoding YitT family protein → MLKIVLNCLTVILGAAAIACGFNLFLVPHHLLSGGVAGLSMLIGYFTKFDISAMYFIINIPMLIAGWFILGKRFISLSILSVVVTTWILAWVPVQSVVSDPLLASVFGGVMIGVGAGISFRVGGSTGGFDIIGSIVTRYRDFPVGTVLVGMNGLVILAAGYLNDDWNIALASMLSIFVTGKVLDQIYVSHTKITVYIITEHTDKLLERMLTTPRGVSKIKIEGAFSHTEKDMLMTVTTRYELVELKRIIKEVDPSAFVNIVETVGVMGSFRRR, encoded by the coding sequence TTGTTAAAAATAGTGTTAAACTGCTTAACTGTCATTCTTGGAGCCGCTGCCATTGCATGCGGTTTTAATCTGTTTCTCGTGCCACACCACTTGCTGAGCGGGGGAGTAGCTGGTCTTTCCATGTTAATTGGCTACTTCACAAAATTTGATATCAGCGCGATGTATTTTATTATCAATATTCCGATGCTTATTGCAGGCTGGTTTATTTTAGGCAAGCGTTTTATTAGCCTGAGCATTTTATCCGTTGTCGTTACAACGTGGATTTTGGCCTGGGTGCCGGTGCAATCTGTCGTGTCGGACCCCCTACTAGCCTCCGTTTTTGGTGGGGTGATGATCGGCGTTGGAGCAGGAATTTCCTTTCGGGTAGGGGGTTCTACGGGCGGTTTTGACATTATCGGTTCCATCGTCACTCGTTATCGTGACTTCCCCGTAGGAACTGTACTTGTTGGCATGAATGGACTGGTCATTCTTGCAGCAGGATATTTGAACGATGATTGGAATATTGCACTTGCGTCCATGCTATCTATTTTTGTGACTGGCAAGGTATTGGATCAAATCTATGTCAGTCACACGAAGATTACCGTCTACATTATTACAGAACACACCGACAAGCTACTGGAGCGGATGTTAACCACACCACGCGGTGTTAGCAAAATAAAAATTGAAGGCGCATTTTCACATACCGAAAAGGACATGCTGATGACTGTCACGACACGCTACGAGCTAGTTGAATTAAAACGGATCATTAAAGAAGTGGACCCTTCAGCTTTTGTCAATATTGTGGAAACGGTTGGGGTGATGGGTTCATTTCGCCGAAGATAA
- a CDS encoding MATE family efflux transporter has translation MELGMRINLITLWSFVIFGVTNVITGVVRSTGSVMIPLLITIISLWGIRIPLAYAFVDEYGLDAVWWSFPVGFAISAVAVIFYYAFGKWKQASMGEGIQAMKPAEDKG, from the coding sequence TTGGAATTGGGTATGCGGATTAATCTGATCACCTTGTGGTCTTTTGTTATATTCGGTGTTACCAATGTCATTACAGGTGTTGTTCGATCGACGGGTTCCGTCATGATACCGCTTTTAATTACCATTATTTCATTATGGGGCATTCGTATACCTTTGGCCTATGCATTTGTCGATGAGTATGGTCTAGATGCTGTATGGTGGAGCTTTCCTGTTGGTTTTGCTATCTCTGCCGTGGCAGTCATTTTCTATTATGCTTTCGGGAAATGGAAGCAGGCAAGCATGGGAGAGGGAATCCAAGCCATGAAGCCCGCAGAGGACAAGGGATAG
- the tpx gene encoding thiol peroxidase — protein sequence MAQERTGAATFKGNPLTLLGPELKVGDQAPDFKLQKNLLEAATLQDFAGKVKLISVVPSLDTGVCDAQTRRFNQEADSLGDQVVVLTVSVDLPFAQARWCGAAGIDRVLTLSDYKDHSFGEAYGVFIKEFHLDHRAIFVIDQNDKIAYVEYLSEMSEHPDYDQAIAAVKKLV from the coding sequence ATGGCACAAGAACGTACAGGAGCTGCTACTTTTAAAGGCAATCCTTTGACACTCTTAGGTCCTGAACTGAAGGTTGGAGATCAGGCACCTGATTTCAAATTACAGAAAAACCTGCTAGAAGCAGCTACTCTCCAAGACTTTGCGGGCAAAGTCAAATTGATCAGTGTTGTTCCTTCTTTGGATACAGGCGTGTGTGACGCACAGACTCGACGTTTTAACCAAGAAGCTGATTCCCTTGGGGATCAAGTCGTGGTGCTAACTGTCAGCGTCGATCTGCCTTTCGCTCAAGCTCGTTGGTGCGGTGCTGCTGGTATCGACCGCGTATTGACACTGTCCGACTATAAGGATCATTCCTTCGGCGAAGCTTATGGTGTGTTCATCAAGGAATTCCATTTGGATCATAGAGCTATTTTTGTAATTGATCAAAATGACAAAATCGCTTACGTAGAATACTTGAGCGAAATGTCCGAACATCCTGACTATGACCAAGCGATTGCAGCAGTGAAAAAACTCGTCTAA
- a CDS encoding MATE family efflux transporter — protein sequence MAAAAYTAANNLSSYVQMPAMALGAAVSSFAAQNIGAGRWDRVRMTTWIGIVYNFVLTGGAVVLIYVFNRQALLMFLPSTGGGIGIGYAD from the coding sequence GTGGCAGCAGCAGCTTATACAGCAGCCAATAATTTGTCGAGCTATGTGCAGATGCCAGCAATGGCGTTAGGTGCAGCTGTATCTTCCTTTGCCGCTCAAAATATCGGAGCCGGACGTTGGGATCGAGTGCGCATGACAACCTGGATTGGGATTGTGTATAATTTTGTATTAACAGGTGGAGCTGTGGTATTAATTTACGTGTTTAACCGTCAGGCCTTACTCATGTTCCTTCCTTCTACAGGGGGGGGCATTGGAATTGGGTATGCGGATTAA
- the pfkA gene encoding 6-phosphofructokinase, protein MTAVKKIAVLTSGGDSQGMNAAVRAVVRSGLYFGLEVFGIQRGYQGLLNDDIFPMDLRSVGDIIQRGGTVLQSARCLEFTTEEGQKKGAQILRNRGIDGVVVIGGDGSYQGANKLTKQGIKTMCLPGTIDNDISFTDYTIGFDTAVSIVVDAINKLRDTMSSHERSSIVEVMGRHCGDIALHAGLASGAETILVPEVEFDLNEVSDRMKQNFKHGKRHSIIIVAEGVGKGETVAQVIQENCPDYEPRVTVLGHIQRGGTPTAFDRNLASRLGDFAVRQLIEGISDKACGMIDGKLVATDIDKVVNTKKDFNMELYELALRLSQ, encoded by the coding sequence ATGACAGCAGTTAAGAAAATTGCAGTATTAACAAGTGGTGGAGATTCACAAGGGATGAACGCGGCAGTTCGCGCCGTCGTACGTAGCGGATTGTATTTTGGACTGGAAGTATTCGGGATTCAACGTGGTTATCAAGGCCTTTTGAACGACGATATTTTTCCAATGGATCTGAGAAGCGTCGGAGATATTATCCAACGTGGGGGTACTGTACTTCAATCTGCAAGATGCCTGGAATTTACGACTGAAGAAGGGCAGAAAAAAGGCGCTCAAATTTTGCGTAACCGTGGAATTGACGGCGTAGTTGTGATTGGTGGCGACGGTTCCTACCAAGGAGCTAACAAACTGACCAAGCAAGGCATTAAAACGATGTGTCTTCCGGGTACGATTGACAACGACATTTCCTTCACGGACTACACTATTGGTTTTGATACGGCGGTTAGTATCGTAGTGGACGCAATCAACAAGCTGCGTGATACGATGTCATCCCATGAACGTTCTTCTATCGTGGAAGTTATGGGACGTCATTGTGGTGATATTGCTCTGCATGCGGGTCTGGCTTCTGGCGCAGAAACGATTTTGGTGCCTGAGGTAGAATTTGACCTGAACGAAGTATCCGACCGGATGAAACAAAACTTTAAGCATGGTAAACGCCACAGTATCATTATCGTTGCTGAGGGTGTAGGCAAAGGCGAAACAGTAGCACAAGTTATCCAAGAAAACTGTCCGGATTATGAGCCTCGTGTTACAGTGCTTGGACACATCCAACGTGGAGGCACACCAACAGCGTTTGACCGCAACCTGGCGAGCCGTTTGGGTGACTTTGCTGTTCGCCAATTGATCGAGGGCATATCTGACAAGGCTTGCGGAATGATCGACGGTAAGTTGGTAGCTACAGATATTGACAAGGTTGTAAATACAAAAAAAGATTTCAATATGGAGCTTTATGAGCTGGCCTTGCGTTTGTCCCAATAA
- a CDS encoding DUF1499 domain-containing protein, whose amino-acid sequence MSLKRTLVGIVRSQEGTSDRVKDPQMKTRYYNLSRDKAWEEVSSILKKIPGYKVLHEVASVGEITLEKRTAFGRTVDITVSILSVSPVRSAVDIYSASRGSLGDLGANYRIILQLFAVIDKKLSAHKVVQ is encoded by the coding sequence TTGTCGTTGAAGAGGACTCTGGTAGGGATTGTGCGCAGCCAAGAAGGTACAAGCGACCGGGTCAAGGACCCCCAAATGAAGACACGCTATTATAACTTATCGAGAGACAAGGCTTGGGAAGAAGTATCATCTATTTTGAAAAAAATTCCTGGCTACAAGGTACTCCATGAGGTAGCATCTGTAGGTGAGATTACGTTAGAGAAGCGAACGGCGTTCGGTAGAACCGTCGACATTACCGTTTCCATATTGTCCGTCTCGCCAGTTCGGAGTGCGGTGGATATTTATTCTGCTTCACGCGGATCGCTAGGGGACTTGGGCGCGAATTACCGCATCATTTTGCAACTGTTCGCTGTGATTGATAAGAAGCTGTCCGCTCATAAGGTCGTGCAGTAA
- a CDS encoding YesL family protein: MEFKGAMGGIYRLTEWITRLAATNLLWVLCSSPFVFCLILKLLVMNQNLANESLQMNWAMAILAPLTLFPATSAMFTVVRKWVMGDTDTGVFRTFFKGYKENYKQSLIGGIFYTLLFVIMYVDYTVYMTQLSNLQIVGVIMLILIIILLVSMFNFFSMVAHYHMSTGQIIKNAVLLTLIRPFRVFSTLLGSAVVIFIGVKYPVLFLFFIGSVVAWFAFFNFYGTFLKMQDQMEKMKQKDEDTASIEDKKSDNP, from the coding sequence TTGGAGTTTAAAGGAGCTATGGGTGGTATTTACCGCCTGACCGAGTGGATTACCCGACTGGCGGCTACAAATTTGTTATGGGTGTTATGTTCGTCGCCTTTTGTGTTCTGCCTCATACTGAAACTACTTGTAATGAATCAGAATTTGGCTAATGAGTCTTTACAAATGAATTGGGCGATGGCTATTTTGGCACCGCTTACTTTATTTCCAGCCACATCGGCTATGTTCACAGTGGTTCGCAAATGGGTAATGGGCGATACCGATACGGGCGTGTTTCGTACCTTTTTTAAAGGGTATAAAGAGAATTATAAGCAAAGTTTGATCGGGGGTATCTTTTACACGTTGCTGTTTGTCATCATGTATGTGGATTATACCGTATATATGACACAACTCAGCAACTTGCAAATCGTCGGCGTAATTATGCTTATTCTTATCATTATTTTGCTTGTGTCTATGTTTAACTTCTTTTCGATGGTGGCTCATTATCATATGTCTACCGGACAAATTATTAAAAATGCGGTGTTACTGACGCTGATTCGACCATTTCGTGTATTTTCTACCCTGCTCGGCAGCGCTGTTGTTATATTTATCGGAGTCAAATATCCTGTGCTTTTCCTATTCTTCATTGGCAGCGTGGTTGCCTGGTTCGCTTTCTTTAATTTTTACGGAACGTTCCTCAAAATGCAGGATCAAATGGAAAAGATGAAGCAGAAAGATGAAGATACGGCAAGCATTGAAGACAAAAAAAGTGATAACCCCTAA
- a CDS encoding DUF3906 family protein yields MYLFKIEVDSSEGALTVILAAENEEQAFEEIEQHVERHFLYPPKLNEVAIVEKKRITLGAAYVIETRKG; encoded by the coding sequence ATGTACCTATTCAAAATCGAAGTGGACAGTTCGGAAGGAGCGCTGACCGTCATTCTCGCTGCTGAAAATGAAGAACAGGCATTTGAAGAGATTGAACAACATGTGGAGAGACACTTTCTATATCCTCCCAAGCTGAACGAAGTGGCTATTGTGGAGAAAAAACGAATAACTTTAGGCGCAGCATATGTAATCGAGACACGCAAAGGCTAA